One window from the genome of Micromonospora aurantiaca ATCC 27029 encodes:
- a CDS encoding cobalamin B12-binding domain-containing protein — protein sequence MTVPTVEADPGHAFPRYLECLADADESAAVSVARGLLEAGVPAERVLLDLVAPAQAEVGERWARNEWSVAQEHAATHISERVVAAVAAYADPRPTRGRIVMACMDGEWHALPARLVAEVLRLRGWQVVFLGASVPAAHLVSYLHRYDAEAVALACALPMRLPHAHRMVEACRRSDVPVVVGGRGFGDDGRWARVLGVPWAPDAPAAADLVADERALRETPPARLDHLADDEYVSLVKRRGELIDSALADLRERAPSTAGYTPAQLDSTISDLGYIVDFLAAALYVDDATLFTGFVEWLVEILVSRGVPAGAVGLTLEHYGQQLRDFPRAAAFLDRGRALVGGLSAAGR from the coding sequence GTGACCGTGCCGACCGTCGAGGCCGACCCGGGCCACGCCTTCCCCCGCTATCTGGAGTGCCTGGCCGACGCCGACGAGTCCGCCGCCGTGTCGGTGGCCCGCGGGCTGCTGGAGGCGGGCGTGCCGGCCGAGCGGGTGCTGCTGGATCTGGTCGCCCCGGCCCAGGCCGAGGTGGGCGAACGCTGGGCCCGCAACGAGTGGAGCGTCGCCCAGGAGCACGCCGCCACCCACATCAGCGAGCGGGTGGTGGCCGCTGTGGCCGCGTACGCCGATCCCCGCCCGACCCGCGGGCGGATCGTGATGGCCTGCATGGACGGTGAGTGGCACGCGCTGCCGGCCCGGCTGGTGGCCGAGGTGCTGCGGCTGCGCGGCTGGCAGGTCGTCTTCCTCGGCGCCAGCGTCCCGGCCGCGCACCTGGTGTCCTACCTGCATCGCTACGACGCCGAGGCGGTGGCGCTGGCCTGCGCGCTGCCGATGCGGCTGCCGCACGCCCATCGGATGGTGGAGGCGTGCCGCCGCTCCGACGTGCCGGTGGTGGTCGGTGGCCGGGGCTTCGGCGACGACGGCCGCTGGGCCCGCGTGCTCGGTGTGCCGTGGGCGCCCGACGCGCCGGCCGCGGCGGACCTGGTGGCCGACGAGCGGGCGCTGCGCGAGACGCCGCCCGCGCGGTTGGATCACCTGGCCGACGACGAGTACGTCAGCCTGGTCAAACGGCGCGGCGAGCTGATCGACAGCGCCCTGGCCGACCTGCGCGAGCGGGCGCCGTCGACGGCCGGCTACACCCCGGCGCAGCTCGACTCCACGATCAGCGACCTCGGCTACATCGTGGACTTCCTGGCCGCCGCGCTCTACGTGGACGACGCGACGCTGTTCACCGGGTTCGTCGAGTGGCTGGTGGAGATCCTGGTCAGCCGCGGGGTGCCGGCGGGCGCGGTCGGGCTGACGCTGGAGCACTATGGACAGCAGCTGCGCGACTTCCCACGCGCGGCCGCCTTCCTCGACCGGGGGAGGGCCCTGGTGGGCGGGCTGTCGGCGGCGGGCCGCTGA
- a CDS encoding serine/threonine-protein kinase — protein sequence MRTLGGRYELEQRAGLGGMSEVWRAHDRVLDRTVAVKLISPALDGDAGSVERIRAEARSAARLVHPNVASVHDFGTATLPDGRPVPYIVMELAEGETLAAHLRTGPLDWRIAVRVCAEVCAALAAAHAHDIVHRDVKPANVILTPCGVKVLDFGIATPAGAPDHTPDGVVVGTPAYLAPEQLDRRPATPAADMYALGVLLYYCLTGELPYEAGTTTQLLGSRRRRPPRPLPEVPGLPGEVAELVRRCLDADPCARPTSPMAALLLAEAVDARVYVPMTAMLPRQRLPQVSPWTSRAAAEATEAMAVDAATSGRVR from the coding sequence ATGAGGACGCTGGGCGGGCGGTACGAGCTCGAACAGCGAGCCGGCTTGGGTGGCATGTCGGAGGTGTGGCGCGCGCACGACCGCGTGCTGGACCGGACCGTCGCGGTGAAGCTCATCTCCCCCGCACTGGACGGCGACGCCGGCTCGGTGGAACGGATCCGGGCCGAAGCGCGTTCGGCGGCGCGGCTGGTGCACCCGAACGTCGCGAGCGTGCACGACTTCGGCACCGCGACGCTGCCGGACGGACGACCGGTGCCGTACATCGTGATGGAGCTGGCCGAGGGCGAGACGCTCGCCGCGCACCTGCGCACCGGGCCGCTGGACTGGCGGATCGCGGTACGGGTCTGCGCCGAGGTGTGCGCCGCGCTCGCCGCCGCGCACGCGCACGACATCGTGCACCGGGACGTCAAGCCCGCGAACGTGATCCTCACCCCGTGCGGGGTGAAGGTGCTCGACTTCGGCATCGCCACTCCGGCCGGCGCACCGGACCACACTCCGGACGGCGTCGTCGTGGGCACTCCGGCGTACCTGGCGCCGGAGCAGCTCGACCGCCGGCCGGCCACCCCGGCCGCCGACATGTACGCGCTGGGCGTGCTGCTGTACTACTGCCTCACCGGTGAACTGCCGTACGAGGCCGGCACCACCACCCAGCTGCTCGGGTCGCGCCGCCGCCGGCCGCCCCGCCCGCTGCCCGAGGTTCCCGGCCTGCCGGGCGAGGTGGCCGAGCTCGTCCGCCGCTGCCTCGACGCCGACCCGTGCGCCCGGCCGACCAGCCCGATGGCCGCGTTGCTGCTGGCCGAGGCCGTGGACGCCCGGGTCTACGTGCCGATGACCGCGATGCTGCCCCGGCAGCGCCTGCCGCAGGTGTCGCCGTGGACCAGCCGGGCCGCCGCCGAGGCCACCGAGGCGATGGCCGTCGACGCCGCGACCAGCGGCCGGGTCCGCTGA
- a CDS encoding endonuclease/exonuclease/phosphatase family protein, with amino-acid sequence MTQRMVDERPPGPRSRRGAVVILCAVLLTLLLAGHRLVPNVHGLGSLVDSVTPLLGIAVPLLALAALLRRSRPALLAVLLPALVWAGLYGRAWLPPAAGADGAAVRVVSQNLRVGNPDPAATVGALTDDAPDLIGLQEVADGDRVASVLAERYPHRAVVSTVALWSRWPIREAHGVDTGLGWDRALRAVVAAPQGDLAVYVVHLGSARAGHTATRDQTVAALADAVRADPADRLVVLGDLNTATTDRVFDPLTRLLGDAQAEAGQGFGFTWPAGLPVTRPDHVLYRGLTPTAAGVLHTPDSDHRAVTAGFRW; translated from the coding sequence GTGACGCAGCGGATGGTCGACGAGCGCCCGCCCGGCCCCCGCAGCCGGCGCGGCGCCGTCGTCATCCTCTGCGCCGTGCTGCTCACGCTGCTGCTGGCCGGGCACCGGCTGGTGCCGAACGTGCACGGCCTGGGCAGCCTGGTGGACAGCGTCACCCCGCTGCTCGGAATCGCCGTGCCGCTGCTCGCGCTCGCGGCGCTGCTGCGCCGCTCCCGGCCGGCGCTGCTGGCGGTGCTGCTGCCGGCCCTGGTCTGGGCCGGGCTCTACGGCCGCGCGTGGCTGCCCCCGGCCGCCGGCGCGGACGGCGCCGCGGTCCGCGTGGTCAGCCAGAACCTGCGCGTGGGCAACCCCGACCCGGCCGCCACCGTCGGCGCGCTCACCGACGACGCCCCGGACCTGATCGGGCTCCAGGAGGTCGCCGACGGCGACCGGGTGGCGTCCGTGCTGGCCGAGCGCTACCCGCACCGGGCGGTGGTGTCGACTGTCGCGCTGTGGAGCCGGTGGCCGATCCGCGAGGCGCACGGCGTCGACACCGGGCTGGGCTGGGACCGCGCGCTGCGGGCTGTGGTCGCCGCGCCTCAGGGCGACCTGGCCGTGTACGTGGTCCACCTCGGCTCCGCGCGGGCCGGGCACACCGCCACCCGGGACCAGACCGTCGCCGCGCTCGCCGACGCCGTGCGTGCCGACCCGGCCGACCGGCTGGTGGTGCTCGGCGACCTGAACACCGCCACCACCGACCGGGTCTTCGACCCGCTGACCCGGCTGCTCGGCGACGCGCAGGCCGAGGCCGGGCAGGGATTCGGGTTCACCTGGCCGGCCGGGCTGCCGGTCACCCGCCCGGACCACGTCCTCTACCGGGGACTGACGCCGACCGCCGCCGGGGTGCTGCACACCCCGGACAGCGACCACCGCGCGGTCACCGCCGGCTTCCGCTGGTGA
- a CDS encoding alpha/beta fold hydrolase, whose product MTAPVDVVYERRGTGPTLVLLHGIGHHGGAWRPVLDRLAEAHDVIAVDLPGFGRSPVPAAGLPADMPGLAVAMVELFAAFGLERPHVAGNSLGGAIALELAAIGAVSSATALSPAGFCTARELRWALTVLALHRNAARLPEPVLRRLFAAPALRMLAMGMILARPNRMALDDALADARALRQARAFRAVARAGRGYAYAGAPTVPVTVAWGTRDRILPYRQAALARTRLPAARHLDLPGCGHVPMHDDPELVASVILGTTGVRPA is encoded by the coding sequence GTGACCGCGCCGGTGGACGTCGTCTACGAGCGGCGGGGCACCGGGCCGACGCTGGTGCTCCTGCACGGCATCGGCCACCACGGCGGCGCCTGGCGTCCGGTGCTGGATCGCCTCGCCGAGGCGCACGACGTGATCGCCGTCGACCTGCCGGGCTTCGGCCGCTCCCCGGTGCCCGCCGCCGGGCTGCCCGCCGACATGCCCGGCCTGGCCGTGGCCATGGTCGAGCTGTTCGCCGCGTTCGGGCTGGAACGCCCGCACGTCGCGGGCAACAGCCTGGGCGGCGCGATCGCCCTCGAACTGGCCGCGATCGGCGCGGTCTCCTCGGCCACCGCGCTGTCGCCGGCCGGGTTCTGCACCGCGCGCGAGCTGCGCTGGGCGCTGACGGTGCTCGCGCTGCACCGCAACGCGGCCCGGCTGCCCGAACCGGTGCTGCGCCGCCTGTTCGCCGCGCCCGCGCTGCGGATGCTGGCGATGGGCATGATCCTGGCCCGGCCCAACCGGATGGCCCTCGACGACGCGCTCGCCGACGCCCGCGCGCTGCGCCAGGCACGGGCGTTCCGCGCCGTCGCCCGCGCCGGCCGGGGGTACGCCTACGCGGGCGCGCCGACCGTGCCGGTCACAGTCGCGTGGGGTACTCGGGACCGGATCCTGCCGTACCGGCAGGCGGCGCTGGCGCGTACCCGGCTGCCCGCCGCGCGGCACCTGGACCTGCCCGGCTGCGGGCACGTGCCCATGCACGACGACCCGGAGCTGGTCGCCTCGGTCATCCTCGGCACCACCGGCGTCCGGCCGGCCTGA
- a CDS encoding PP2C family protein-serine/threonine phosphatase, which translates to MTAADVRGADPGDGRISTPSAARAPAWSAAAPVPSALPPLAADHDLTVPNWSEVVEHFREGLVVCDADGVVQHVSPVAERLIPEVTPGELLAAAGPVPLRGDGPAEFTHHGRRLRVRPVALSHRRRCWYVDDVTESVSRADALLAERARSAFLAVVGEKLGNPLHPDRAAAAVVRLAVPTAADVAVLVLAPRSGRARWWRAVRADDRPPVVDSGVLPATALPVAIEAGLAGAEPHELDWLVEQAAEAGWLPGLDTSGATARVVPLPGREAPAGALLVARRAERWYDEADVDLVRAFAARAGAALTTAMLYRDQAEVADTLQASLLPVEPASATGVQWGTAYRLAQAGLRIGGDFYGSHRLADGGSVFFLGDVSGKGVEAAVFTGQLRQCLQALHRVETQPGRLLKLLNDALLETTQAHGQGRFATMVLGVARPHRDGGLTLTLAGGGHLPPLVLRESGEVEVVPLRGMLIGVVPDPRIGEVTVHLAPGETCLFYSDGVTEARGGRRGDEQFGAERLLNAVTGCHRMPAPALAERVEQVTCDWLAHGDHDDIAVLALRATGPAGRAPRHLHAVPDPAVTERTRELFA; encoded by the coding sequence GTGACTGCTGCCGACGTCAGGGGTGCCGACCCGGGCGACGGACGGATCTCCACGCCGAGCGCCGCACGGGCTCCGGCGTGGTCCGCCGCCGCGCCGGTGCCGTCCGCCCTGCCGCCGCTGGCAGCCGACCACGACCTTACCGTTCCCAACTGGTCCGAGGTGGTCGAGCACTTCCGTGAGGGCCTGGTCGTCTGCGACGCCGACGGTGTCGTCCAGCACGTGAGCCCGGTCGCGGAGCGGCTGATCCCCGAGGTGACGCCCGGCGAGCTGCTGGCCGCGGCCGGCCCGGTCCCGCTGCGCGGCGACGGCCCGGCCGAGTTCACCCACCACGGGCGGCGGCTGCGCGTACGCCCGGTCGCGTTGTCCCACCGACGGCGCTGCTGGTACGTCGACGACGTCACCGAGAGCGTCAGCCGGGCCGACGCGCTGCTCGCCGAGCGGGCCCGCTCGGCGTTCCTCGCCGTGGTCGGCGAGAAGCTCGGCAACCCGCTGCACCCGGACCGGGCCGCCGCCGCCGTGGTGCGCCTGGCCGTTCCCACGGCGGCCGACGTGGCGGTCCTCGTCCTCGCCCCCCGCTCCGGCCGCGCCCGCTGGTGGCGGGCGGTACGCGCGGACGACCGGCCGCCGGTGGTGGACAGCGGGGTGCTGCCCGCCACGGCGCTCCCCGTGGCCATCGAGGCCGGCCTGGCCGGCGCCGAGCCGCACGAGCTGGACTGGCTGGTCGAGCAGGCCGCCGAGGCGGGCTGGCTGCCCGGCCTGGACACCTCCGGCGCCACCGCCCGGGTGGTGCCGCTGCCCGGCCGGGAGGCGCCGGCCGGGGCCCTGCTGGTGGCCCGGCGCGCCGAGCGCTGGTACGACGAGGCCGACGTGGACCTGGTCCGCGCGTTCGCGGCCCGCGCCGGCGCGGCGCTGACCACCGCCATGCTCTACCGCGACCAGGCCGAGGTCGCCGACACGTTGCAGGCCAGCCTGCTGCCGGTCGAGCCGGCCTCGGCGACGGGGGTGCAGTGGGGCACCGCGTACCGGCTGGCGCAGGCCGGTCTGCGCATCGGCGGTGACTTCTACGGCTCGCACCGGCTCGCCGACGGCGGCTCGGTCTTCTTCCTCGGCGACGTGTCGGGCAAGGGCGTGGAGGCGGCCGTGTTCACCGGTCAGCTGCGCCAGTGCCTCCAGGCGTTGCACCGGGTCGAGACCCAGCCGGGACGGCTGCTGAAGCTGCTGAACGACGCGCTGCTGGAGACCACGCAGGCGCACGGGCAGGGCCGGTTCGCCACCATGGTGCTCGGCGTGGCCCGGCCGCACCGCGACGGCGGCCTGACGCTGACCCTGGCCGGCGGCGGGCACCTGCCGCCGCTGGTGCTGCGGGAGTCCGGCGAGGTCGAGGTGGTGCCGTTGCGCGGCATGCTGATCGGTGTGGTGCCCGATCCCCGCATCGGCGAGGTGACGGTGCACCTGGCGCCGGGGGAGACCTGCCTGTTCTACAGCGACGGGGTGACCGAGGCGCGCGGCGGCCGGCGCGGTGACGAGCAGTTCGGCGCCGAGCGGCTGCTCAACGCGGTGACCGGCTGCCACCGGATGCCCGCGCCGGCGCTCGCCGAGCGGGTCGAGCAGGTGACCTGCGACTGGCTCGCGCACGGCGACCACGACGACATCGCCGTGCTGGCGCTGCGGGCCACCGGCCCGGCCGGGCGGGCGCCGCGGCACCTGCACGCGGTGCCGGATCCGGCCGTGACCGAACGAACGAGGGAGCTGTTCGCGTGA
- a CDS encoding OsmC family protein: protein MPDPSSWLAETATATAAGGHVRTDDGGLSSALASPLAPHCTGLTPEQLLAAAFASCLHHAAVEAAGEITDEAHTVQVTAEAKLGRDDDGRYRADVHAEISSAGLTRDQLADLVAYADRLWPFSSGDPSRHRLTVTPAENGRH from the coding sequence ATGCCGGATCCGAGTTCCTGGCTGGCCGAGACGGCCACGGCGACCGCGGCGGGCGGTCACGTACGCACCGACGACGGCGGGCTCTCCTCCGCCCTGGCGTCCCCGCTGGCGCCGCACTGCACCGGCCTGACGCCGGAACAGCTCCTGGCCGCGGCGTTCGCCTCCTGCCTGCACCACGCGGCGGTGGAGGCGGCCGGGGAGATCACCGACGAGGCGCACACCGTGCAGGTGACCGCCGAGGCGAAGCTGGGCCGCGACGACGACGGCCGCTACCGGGCCGACGTGCACGCCGAGATCTCCTCGGCGGGACTGACCCGGGACCAGCTGGCCGACCTGGTCGCGTACGCCGACCGGCTCTGGCCGTTCTCCAGCGGAGATCCGAGCCGGCACCGGCTCACCGTGACCCCGGCGGAGAACGGCCGGCACTGA
- a CDS encoding STAS domain-containing protein, with the protein MTFTVTYAQRDGGGVCLRLAGELDLGTAGELSSAIDRVVAEGHRELLLDLTELTFCDSTGIAAFVRGDNIVAADGGWLRLTGATGRVARVLQVTGLAEVLHRGLDTADPTAPAAS; encoded by the coding sequence GTGACGTTCACCGTCACGTACGCCCAGCGGGACGGGGGCGGCGTCTGCCTCCGGCTGGCCGGCGAGCTCGACCTCGGCACGGCCGGAGAGTTGAGTTCGGCGATCGACCGGGTGGTGGCGGAGGGGCACCGCGAGCTGCTGCTCGATCTCACCGAACTGACGTTCTGCGACTCCACCGGCATCGCGGCCTTCGTCCGGGGGGACAACATCGTCGCCGCCGACGGCGGCTGGCTGCGGCTCACCGGGGCGACCGGCCGGGTGGCCCGGGTGCTCCAGGTGACCGGGCTGGCCGAGGTGCTCCACCGCGGCCTCGACACCGCCGACCCGACCGCGCCGGCCGCCTCCTGA
- a CDS encoding SDR family oxidoreductase produces MSIDGRFSGRLAGKVVLVTGAARGIGEHTARLAAARGARLSLVGLEPDRLAALAAELGPGHAWFAADVTDQNALAAAVDGTLATLGGIDAVVANAGVANRGTIAVGDVEALVRTVEVNLIGVMRTAAATVPALVDRGGYLLIVSSAAAFAALPGMAAYCASKAGVEQFGNAVRLELAHRGVAVGTAHPSWVDTDLVREARADLPAFSTALAKLPWPLRRTTTVTECAEAFVRAIERRSRRVYVPRAVAGVQAMRSVLVSPLADRLVGRTARATVPLIEEQSRALGRGFGASTPQGRP; encoded by the coding sequence ATGTCCATCGATGGTCGTTTTTCCGGCCGGTTGGCCGGCAAGGTGGTGCTGGTGACCGGCGCGGCCCGGGGCATCGGCGAGCACACCGCCCGCCTCGCCGCGGCGCGCGGCGCCCGGTTGTCCCTCGTCGGGCTGGAACCCGACCGGCTCGCCGCGCTCGCCGCCGAGCTGGGCCCGGGGCACGCATGGTTCGCCGCCGACGTCACCGACCAGAACGCCCTCGCCGCGGCGGTGGACGGGACACTCGCGACGCTGGGCGGGATCGACGCGGTGGTGGCGAACGCCGGGGTGGCCAACCGAGGCACGATCGCCGTCGGCGACGTCGAGGCGCTGGTGCGTACCGTCGAGGTCAACCTGATCGGGGTGATGCGCACCGCGGCGGCGACCGTGCCCGCGCTCGTCGACCGGGGTGGCTATCTGCTGATCGTCTCCTCGGCCGCGGCGTTCGCCGCGCTGCCCGGCATGGCCGCCTACTGCGCCTCCAAGGCCGGCGTCGAGCAGTTCGGCAACGCGGTCCGGCTGGAGCTGGCACACCGGGGCGTGGCGGTCGGCACCGCCCATCCGTCGTGGGTGGACACCGACCTGGTCCGCGAGGCGCGCGCCGATCTGCCGGCCTTCTCCACGGCGCTGGCGAAGCTGCCCTGGCCGCTGCGGCGTACCACAACGGTGACCGAGTGCGCCGAGGCGTTCGTCCGGGCGATCGAGCGCCGCAGCCGACGGGTGTACGTGCCGCGCGCCGTGGCCGGCGTGCAGGCGATGCGATCGGTGCTGGTCAGCCCGCTGGCCGACCGGTTGGTGGGCCGCACCGCCCGGGCCACCGTCCCGCTGATCGAGGAGCAGTCCCGCGCGCTGGGCCGGGGCTTCGGCGCCAGCACGCCGCAGGGGCGGCCGTGA
- a CDS encoding response regulator, whose product MGQTSPSPVRILVVDDDPGDVLMIEEALADSDVDKVIDVVADGQEAMEFLRREGRHTEAQRPDVILLDLNMPRMDGRQVLGEVKGDESLRTIPIVVLTTSNADTDVVSSYTLQANAYVTKPIDLDDFNDVVRRIDEFFGRVVVLPKHP is encoded by the coding sequence ATGGGTCAGACCAGCCCCAGCCCCGTTCGCATCCTGGTGGTGGACGACGACCCGGGTGACGTCCTGATGATCGAGGAGGCGCTGGCCGACTCCGACGTCGACAAGGTCATCGACGTGGTCGCCGACGGCCAGGAGGCGATGGAGTTCCTCCGCCGCGAGGGCCGGCACACCGAGGCGCAGCGCCCCGACGTGATCCTGCTCGACCTGAACATGCCCCGGATGGACGGGCGGCAGGTGCTCGGCGAGGTCAAGGGTGACGAGAGCCTGCGGACCATCCCGATCGTCGTGCTCACCACCTCCAACGCCGACACCGACGTGGTCAGCAGCTACACGCTCCAGGCCAACGCGTATGTGACGAAGCCGATCGACCTGGACGACTTCAACGACGTGGTACGCCGGATCGACGAGTTCTTCGGACGGGTGGTCGTGCTCCCGAAGCACCCGTAG
- a CDS encoding DUF2267 domain-containing protein has protein sequence MRKQMEGDNQRRRALAREARERGLRPSQTGASLSASKQVTSLDQHDRSGPPPAGRHKPDTTRGGPAPPPAAVAERPRPLPDPTPSPGVSMGYRDLVDDVSRRAGVDFSAAKVAAEATVLALARALDETERERLLEAVPLTLHDVVPVHGMERRRDLPGFLAEVGRYSRLTPEQARYQAEATLAALAEADADLVESLRVPDELRDLLGPADFGGGLVGASSATAPLTEAELRDALATLPYWSSDRRSLVRTIELPGGNLDRVLDRLDRLKSDVGRSPQIGRPDPDNAVLTVRTQQVDGVTAADVDLAHRVDAAVDEAGAGMAAG, from the coding sequence ATGCGCAAGCAGATGGAGGGCGACAACCAGCGCCGCCGGGCCCTGGCCCGCGAGGCCCGCGAGCGAGGGCTGCGGCCGAGCCAGACCGGCGCCAGCCTCAGCGCGTCCAAGCAGGTCACCTCGCTGGACCAGCACGACCGGTCCGGCCCGCCGCCGGCCGGACGGCACAAGCCGGACACGACCCGGGGTGGCCCCGCGCCGCCGCCGGCCGCGGTCGCGGAGCGGCCGCGGCCGCTCCCGGACCCGACACCGTCACCCGGGGTCTCGATGGGCTACCGGGATCTCGTCGACGACGTGAGCCGGCGTGCGGGGGTGGACTTCTCCGCGGCCAAGGTCGCGGCGGAGGCCACCGTGCTGGCCCTGGCCCGGGCGCTGGACGAGACGGAACGGGAGCGGCTGCTGGAGGCGGTGCCGCTGACCCTGCACGACGTGGTGCCGGTGCACGGCATGGAACGCCGCCGCGACCTGCCCGGCTTCCTGGCCGAGGTCGGCCGGTACAGCCGCCTCACCCCGGAGCAGGCGCGGTACCAGGCAGAGGCGACGCTCGCCGCGCTCGCCGAGGCCGACGCGGATCTGGTCGAGTCGCTGCGCGTACCCGACGAGTTGCGTGACCTGCTCGGGCCGGCCGACTTCGGCGGCGGCCTGGTGGGCGCGTCCTCGGCCACCGCGCCGCTGACCGAGGCGGAGCTGCGCGACGCGCTCGCGACGCTGCCCTACTGGTCCAGTGACAGGCGCTCGCTCGTGCGCACGATCGAGCTCCCCGGCGGCAACCTGGACCGGGTGCTCGACCGGCTGGACCGGCTCAAGTCCGACGTCGGACGCTCGCCGCAGATCGGGCGTCCCGACCCGGACAACGCCGTGCTGACGGTCCGGACCCAGCAGGTCGACGGTGTGACGGCGGCGGACGTGGACCTCGCGCACCGGGTGGACGCGGCAGTCGACGAGGCCGGCGCCGGGATGGCGGCCGGCTGA
- a CDS encoding STAS domain-containing protein, with protein sequence MPSQMLTIEVDRLDAGSARVRLAGELDFDTAPELVDAVADLRRDGHQELELDFAGVDLCDSSGLSALVVIHRAGTGAIRLLNLNPQIRHLLDRTGLAELLAAPPQELTGGAREAG encoded by the coding sequence GTGCCCTCCCAGATGTTGACCATCGAGGTGGACCGGCTCGACGCCGGTTCCGCCCGGGTGCGGCTGGCCGGGGAACTGGACTTCGACACCGCGCCGGAACTCGTCGACGCCGTGGCCGACCTGCGCCGCGACGGTCACCAGGAGCTGGAACTCGACTTCGCCGGGGTGGACCTCTGCGACTCCTCGGGCCTGAGCGCGCTCGTGGTGATCCACCGGGCCGGCACCGGGGCGATCCGCCTGCTGAACCTGAACCCGCAGATCAGGCACCTGCTGGACCGCACCGGCCTGGCCGAGTTGCTGGCCGCCCCGCCGCAGGAGCTGACCGGCGGCGCCCGCGAGGCGGGCTGA
- a CDS encoding H+transporting two-sector ATPase B/B' subunit, whose amino-acid sequence MRFSVVETGYDRRQVDACLDELSLRLGRLAARAEGAAGAGREWDQIRSDAVHLCDFLHRRTAPVEPAASHPSVAEREAAELLAQARAELEAAREEARRLREEAYAEAVRARREFEAALLARRRRESRVDEILAGARGERVAVDTPTAAASVRPGGAGRSSA is encoded by the coding sequence ATGAGGTTCTCGGTGGTGGAGACCGGCTACGACAGGCGGCAGGTCGACGCCTGTCTGGACGAGCTGAGCCTGCGGCTGGGTCGGCTGGCGGCGCGAGCGGAGGGCGCCGCCGGGGCCGGCCGGGAGTGGGACCAGATCCGGTCGGACGCCGTGCACCTGTGCGACTTCCTGCATCGCCGTACCGCGCCGGTCGAGCCGGCCGCGTCCCACCCGTCCGTCGCCGAACGGGAGGCCGCCGAGCTGCTGGCGCAGGCTCGCGCCGAGCTGGAGGCCGCACGTGAGGAGGCCCGCCGGTTGCGGGAGGAGGCGTACGCCGAGGCCGTGCGGGCGCGCCGCGAGTTCGAGGCGGCCCTGCTGGCGCGCCGCCGCCGGGAGTCCCGGGTCGACGAGATCCTGGCCGGGGCGCGGGGCGAGCGGGTGGCGGTGGACACCCCCACCGCCGCGGCGAGCGTACGGCCCGGTGGCGCCGGGCGCAGCTCCGCCTGA
- a CDS encoding STAS domain-containing protein: MDRSNPAVPVVVVGGDLAYATAGPLRAEIDRLLTARPTTLVFDFGGLQFMDSTGLSVIVHAWREGQHAGTAIELRSVPRFLETILDLTGVTGLLDRSPVDDAPGLAAPGSTASA, from the coding sequence GTGGATCGATCGAACCCGGCCGTCCCGGTGGTCGTCGTCGGCGGCGACCTGGCGTACGCCACGGCGGGCCCGCTGCGCGCCGAGATCGACCGGCTGCTCACCGCGCGTCCGACGACGCTGGTGTTCGACTTCGGCGGCCTTCAGTTCATGGACAGCACCGGCCTGTCCGTGATCGTGCACGCCTGGCGGGAGGGCCAGCACGCAGGCACCGCCATCGAGCTGCGGTCGGTCCCGCGCTTCCTGGAGACCATCCTCGACCTGACCGGCGTCACCGGTCTGCTCGACCGCTCGCCGGTCGACGACGCGCCGGGCCTCGCCGCGCCGGGTTCGACAGCGTCCGCGTGA